A segment of the Patescibacteria group bacterium genome:
ACAGCATCTCAATAAAGAAGATTTGCTTGAAAAAATAGTTGCAGTGAAAGATGTGGACGGGCTTACTGCTGCAAATATAAAAGCTCTTTTTGATGAGACAGGACGGGGGCATATTGCAGCAACTGCTCGGGGAATCATCTCACTCTTAGATTTTGCAAAAATAGACCTCAAGGGAAAAAATGTTGTTATGATTGGACGGTCTTCACTTGTAGGAAAGCCCACAGCACTTGCTTGTATGCATCGCGATGCAACGGTTACTATTGCTCATAAGCACACCCAAGAATTAGAGAAAATCACACAAAATGCTGATATCATAATTGTTGCTATTGGTGATCCTGAATTTATAACTCAAAAATATGTGCGCCAAGGACAGATTGTTATTGATGTTGGTATAAATGAGATTGAACGTGATGGAAAGCAAAAATTGGTTGGAGATGTAAAATTTGAAGAGGTTGAAAAAATGGTAGATATAATTACTCCCGTACCCGGGGGAGTCGGGCCGATGACAGTAGCTTCACTTTTCCAAAATCTAATAGATGCGTATACTAGATTAAAATAATTTATATTTATGACACTTACTACTCATGCAGTAACAGGAGCTTTGGTGGGAGCAGTAGCTTCCAGTAATCCTGCTTTTGCTGCGGTAGCGGCATTTGCTAGTCATTTTTTGCTTGATGCGATTCCACATTGGGATTATTCTCTTTCTACAGTTTCTGAAGATTCAAAGAATCCACTAAATAACAATATGCAAACTAAGGGAAAGCGCTTTTATGTTGATCTCTCAAAAACTCTTTTTGATGCAGTGCTGGGGATGGCTATTGTTATCCTTGTATTTATGAATGCGCCAGTCCAAGTACTAATTGGAGCGCTTATTGGAGCAATCTTTGCTGTTGCTCCTGATCCTCTCCAATTTGTCTATTGGAAACTTCGTCTTCGTATCTTGGAACCTGTCCAAAAGTTTCATCTTTTTATCCATGCAAAAACACTGCTTAAAGATCGACCAGTAATTGGGATTGGTTCACAAATTATCTTAATCATACTAACTGTTCTTGCAGCTCATGCATTGTGGTACTAAGCGTAGTATAATGTAAGTTATTCAAGAGCTAACGTCTTAAATTATGAAGAATGGAATTTTAGTAATTATTGTTTTGTTCATAGTAATAGCTGTGTTGAGTATTATTCTCATGTTTGATATTGGAAGAAAAGCTCCAGAAAGGTATCTTTCAGTCGCAAATTTTGAGGAGTGTGCAAAAGCAGGATATCCAATAATGGAATCATATCCATCTCGTTGTTCAACCCCCGATGGTAAAACGTATACCCAAAACGTAAGCACTTCAACTATTACTATTGCAACATCAACTAAGAGTTCAAATGTACGTATGGCAACTCCACGACCTGAGGAACTTGTAAAAAGCCCGTTGAAA
Coding sequences within it:
- a CDS encoding bifunctional 5,10-methylenetetrahydrofolate dehydrogenase/5,10-methenyltetrahydrofolate cyclohydrolase, with protein sequence MAHILNGKEVRDIIRNDLKEQVAHFATKPTLAIIQVGDRPDSNVYIRQKKLFAEAIGAKVIHNVFPETVTQEELVSTIELYNQDISVHGILLQLPFPQHLNKEDLLEKIVAVKDVDGLTAANIKALFDETGRGHIAATARGIISLLDFAKIDLKGKNVVMIGRSSLVGKPTALACMHRDATVTIAHKHTQELEKITQNADIIIVAIGDPEFITQKYVRQGQIVIDVGINEIERDGKQKLVGDVKFEEVEKMVDIITPVPGGVGPMTVASLFQNLIDAYTRLK
- a CDS encoding Gmad2 immunoglobulin-like domain-containing protein, whose product is MKNGILVIIVLFIVIAVLSIILMFDIGRKAPERYLSVANFEECAKAGYPIMESYPSRCSTPDGKTYTQNVSTSTITIATSTKSSNVRMATPRPEELVKSPLKIAGSARGTWFFEASFPVQLVDANGTLIAQGPATAKGEWMTTDFVPFEASLVFTNPTTATGTLILKKDNPSGDLARDEEHRIPITFSK